The proteins below come from a single Acidobacteriota bacterium genomic window:
- a CDS encoding NADH-quinone oxidoreductase subunit N, producing MNATDLTAILPLLALTVAAVVVMVAICIHRSHQLAVWLTLAGLAAAFVSLWKAASMAPAQVTPLLIIDGYALFYMGLIIAATFVTVILCYGYLEKQQGYSEELYVLILTAALGSSVMVASNHFVSFFLGLEVLSVALYAMSAYLCNRKLPLEAGIKYLVLAAVSAAFLLFGMALIYAQLGTLQFGQIASMLIGGVAYEKTLIYPGLALMITGIGFKLAVVPFHMWTPDVYEGAPAPVTAFVATVSKGGMVALLLRYFYETGAYRLHSVFVVFSIIAIASMIAGNLLALLQNNVKRILAYSSIAHLGYILVAFLAGGNMAAEAVTFYLVAYFVTTLGAFGVVSVLSSGERDADSMEDYESLFWHRPVLAGVFTLMLLSLAGIPLTAGFVGKFFLIASGTSASLYGLIFVLVVTSVVGLFYYLRILVAMYKSPAETGKTAPATLPSLSRSGSFALAALTVLLIWVGVYPGPFLDAIQRAVSTLRIF from the coding sequence TTGAACGCCACTGATCTTACCGCGATACTTCCCCTGCTGGCCCTGACCGTGGCAGCGGTTGTGGTGATGGTGGCGATTTGCATCCACCGGAGCCACCAGCTTGCCGTGTGGCTGACCCTGGCGGGACTTGCCGCGGCTTTTGTGTCGCTCTGGAAGGCAGCTTCGATGGCGCCGGCGCAGGTGACCCCCCTGCTGATCATCGACGGCTACGCGCTCTTCTACATGGGTCTCATCATTGCGGCCACGTTCGTGACCGTCATCCTCTGCTACGGCTACCTGGAAAAACAGCAGGGTTACAGCGAAGAGCTTTATGTCCTGATCCTCACTGCAGCGCTGGGCTCTTCGGTCATGGTTGCCAGCAACCACTTCGTATCATTCTTCCTGGGGCTGGAAGTCCTGAGCGTTGCGCTCTATGCGATGAGCGCTTACCTCTGCAATCGCAAGCTTCCGCTTGAGGCCGGAATCAAATACCTGGTGCTGGCCGCCGTTTCCGCCGCATTCCTGCTGTTCGGCATGGCACTGATTTACGCACAGCTCGGAACACTTCAGTTCGGCCAGATCGCTTCCATGCTGATCGGCGGCGTCGCATATGAAAAGACGTTGATCTATCCCGGCCTTGCGCTGATGATCACGGGAATCGGCTTTAAACTTGCTGTTGTGCCGTTCCACATGTGGACGCCCGACGTTTACGAGGGCGCGCCTGCGCCTGTCACGGCCTTTGTTGCAACCGTCTCGAAGGGCGGCATGGTGGCATTGCTCCTCAGGTATTTTTATGAGACTGGCGCCTACCGCCTGCACTCAGTGTTCGTGGTTTTCAGCATCATTGCGATAGCTTCCATGATTGCCGGGAACCTGCTGGCGCTGCTCCAGAACAACGTCAAGCGCATCCTGGCCTATTCTTCCATTGCCCACCTCGGTTACATACTGGTGGCTTTTCTCGCTGGCGGCAACATGGCGGCCGAAGCCGTCACGTTTTATCTGGTTGCCTACTTTGTCACCACGCTTGGCGCGTTTGGAGTTGTCAGCGTTCTTTCCAGTGGCGAACGTGATGCCGACTCAATGGAGGATTACGAAAGCCTGTTCTGGCATCGACCGGTTCTCGCAGGCGTCTTTACGCTGATGCTGCTCTCGCTTGCTGGAATTCCGCTGACCGCCGGCTTCGTCGGAAAGTTCTTCCTGATTGCCTCGGGAACTTCAGCGTCGCTCTATGGGCTGATCTTCGTGCTGGTCGTCACCAGCGTCGTGGGCCTCTTTTATTATCTCCGGATCCTCGTCGCCATGTACAAGTCCCCGGCCGAGACGGGAAAAACCGCGCCTGCCACGCTTCCTTCCCTGTCACGTTCCGGCAGTTTCGCCCTTGCCGCACTCACCGTGCTGCTGATCTGGGTCGGCGTTTACCCCGGGCCATTTCTTGACGCCATCCAGCGCGCGGTTTCTACCCTGCGAATTTTCTGA
- a CDS encoding NADH-quinone oxidoreductase subunit L has protein sequence MLHLLWLIPAFPFASFVVLATLGKRMPRKMVPVIGAGSIGLSAVVSFLVTYSFLTSPPPGNSFTQVLWTWIDVGGFRPEISFYLDALSLVMVLVVTFVSFLIHFYSAEYMGEDEGYSRFFAYMNLFVASMCTLLLGANLLLLFLGWEGVGLCSYLLIGFWYKDPANGLAARKAFIVTRVGDTAMTLGLFLLFDKLGTLNIQELMHRALLQWPVDSTLPVVAGLLLLGGAVGKSAQLPLQTWLPDAMAGPTPTSALIHAATMVTAGVYLIARTHVLYSIAPTAQLAVAIVGAATLILAGFSAVTQSDIKRVLAYSTVSQIGYMFLALGVGAWSAAIFHFMTHAFFKSLLFLGAGVIIESLHHEQSIFKMGGLRKEMPVAFWTFLAAGCSLAGLPLITAGFYSKGLIIWGTWSSTRGSTALWIAGVLGVLLTSLYTFRLIFLVFFGEMKTRVHKRPGFAMMMPCVVLGVLSVVGGFLDTPGFLGNIHTFTDFMHQALPPVTEGPLRGMSELGSEGLVTLAFLIGLYAAYLFFMQKRELAEAITAPAISKALHRFWFSDWGMDWLYERVFVRPVVWIARVDKNDFVDYIYSGIALITELLYHGVRKTETGRMRWYAAGIAAGSIIFLAVVLFL, from the coding sequence GTGCTCCACCTGTTGTGGTTGATTCCCGCCTTTCCGTTTGCGAGCTTTGTGGTGCTCGCAACCCTCGGGAAACGCATGCCTCGAAAGATGGTCCCCGTTATTGGCGCGGGCTCGATCGGCTTGTCGGCGGTGGTTTCATTCCTGGTGACGTATAGTTTTCTCACTTCGCCTCCGCCGGGCAACAGCTTTACGCAGGTCCTCTGGACATGGATTGACGTGGGAGGCTTCCGGCCGGAGATTTCGTTCTATCTGGACGCGCTTTCCCTCGTCATGGTCCTCGTGGTGACCTTTGTCAGCTTTCTGATCCACTTCTATTCAGCGGAATACATGGGTGAGGACGAGGGTTACAGCCGGTTCTTCGCCTATATGAATCTGTTTGTCGCCTCAATGTGTACGCTGCTGCTCGGGGCGAACCTGCTGCTCCTGTTCCTCGGGTGGGAAGGTGTCGGCCTGTGCAGCTACCTGCTGATCGGCTTCTGGTACAAAGATCCGGCAAACGGCCTCGCGGCCCGCAAAGCTTTCATCGTCACGCGCGTCGGCGACACGGCCATGACCCTTGGCCTCTTCCTCCTTTTTGACAAGCTGGGCACTCTCAATATTCAGGAACTGATGCACCGGGCGCTGCTGCAATGGCCGGTGGACTCAACACTGCCGGTTGTGGCCGGCCTGCTGTTGCTGGGCGGCGCCGTGGGAAAATCTGCGCAGCTTCCATTGCAGACCTGGCTGCCCGACGCCATGGCGGGCCCCACACCCACCAGCGCCCTGATCCACGCCGCCACCATGGTGACAGCCGGTGTTTATCTGATTGCCCGGACCCATGTGCTGTATTCGATTGCTCCAACCGCGCAGCTTGCTGTCGCCATCGTGGGCGCGGCAACACTGATCCTGGCGGGCTTCAGCGCCGTGACGCAATCGGACATCAAGCGCGTGCTTGCTTATTCCACCGTCAGCCAGATTGGGTATATGTTTCTCGCGCTGGGCGTGGGGGCGTGGTCGGCTGCGATCTTCCATTTCATGACGCACGCCTTTTTCAAATCGCTGCTCTTCCTTGGGGCCGGGGTCATTATCGAATCCCTCCACCATGAACAGAGCATTTTCAAGATGGGCGGGCTGCGCAAGGAAATGCCGGTGGCCTTTTGGACGTTTCTGGCTGCCGGCTGTTCGCTCGCCGGCCTGCCGCTGATCACCGCTGGCTTCTACAGCAAGGGTTTGATCATCTGGGGCACGTGGAGCTCAACCCGAGGCAGCACTGCGCTGTGGATAGCGGGAGTCCTCGGTGTGTTGTTGACCTCGCTTTACACATTCCGCCTGATCTTCCTGGTCTTCTTTGGAGAAATGAAGACCAGGGTACACAAGCGTCCCGGCTTTGCCATGATGATGCCTTGCGTTGTGCTCGGCGTCCTCTCGGTGGTGGGAGGATTTCTGGATACGCCCGGGTTCCTGGGAAATATCCACACCTTCACCGATTTCATGCACCAGGCCCTGCCGCCTGTTACCGAAGGACCTTTGCGCGGGATGTCCGAACTTGGGTCTGAAGGCCTGGTGACGCTGGCCTTTCTGATCGGGCTTTACGCCGCATATCTTTTCTTTATGCAGAAGCGCGAGCTCGCGGAGGCTATAACGGCCCCGGCAATCTCAAAGGCGCTCCACCGGTTCTGGTTTTCCGATTGGGGAATGGACTGGCTGTACGAGAGAGTTTTCGTCCGCCCGGTCGTCTGGATCGCACGGGTTGATAAGAACGACTTTGTTGATTACATTTACTCGGGAATTGCGCTCATAACCGAGCTCCTTTACCACGGCGTGCGGAAAACGGAAACCGGGCGCATGCGATGGTACGCGGCAGGCATTGCGGCTGGCTCCATCATCTTTCTGGCGGTTGTGTTGTTCCTATGA
- a CDS encoding NADH-quinone oxidoreductase subunit M has protein sequence MILVWLIVILLVAGVLALVAGRVNTLLPRFISLAAVIIDFVIALALWRENSAQVTLSAQAEWFRQVDWAWVPQYGIHFHLAMDGLSLLMVVLTFLLGIMSVLASWKEIQEGVGFFHFNLMWILAGIVGVFLAMDLFLFYFMWELMLVPMYFLIAIWGHERRIYAAVKFFIFTQMSGLLMLIAILTLYFIHHSITGVYSYEYKDLLGTALTPHTAMLLMLGFFVAFAVKLPMFPFHTWLPDAHTEAPTAGSVILAGLLLKTGAYGMLRFVVPLFPGAAHQFAPIAMLLGVIGIIYGSVLAFGQTDLKRLVAYTSVSHLGFALVGIFAWNPIALQGVLIVMIAHGISTGALFMLVGALQERTHTREMDRLRGLWATVPVMSGIVMFFALASIGLPGLGDFIGEFLTLLGTYRVSLGVTVAATIGILISTLYALKLIQRGFHGPNTHEWSLPDLGKRELLMMVPMVLILLWIGLYPQPLFRTFEPAMRMLQQHAAPQPVMTMFPDARRLSYDQNGLPGMNRR, from the coding sequence ATGATTCTAGTCTGGCTCATTGTGATTTTGCTTGTGGCCGGTGTTCTCGCTCTGGTAGCGGGCCGAGTCAACACGCTCTTGCCGCGTTTTATTTCATTGGCCGCGGTCATTATTGATTTTGTGATTGCCCTGGCCCTGTGGCGGGAGAATTCCGCACAGGTCACGCTCTCCGCTCAGGCCGAGTGGTTCAGGCAGGTTGACTGGGCATGGGTTCCTCAGTACGGCATCCATTTCCACCTGGCGATGGATGGGTTGAGCCTTCTGATGGTTGTGCTCACCTTCCTGCTGGGCATCATGTCGGTGCTGGCTTCATGGAAAGAAATTCAGGAAGGCGTCGGTTTCTTCCACTTCAACCTGATGTGGATCCTCGCCGGCATCGTGGGCGTCTTCCTCGCGATGGACCTCTTCCTGTTCTACTTTATGTGGGAACTGATGCTCGTGCCCATGTACTTCCTGATTGCGATATGGGGCCACGAGCGCCGCATCTACGCCGCCGTCAAGTTTTTCATCTTCACTCAGATGAGCGGCCTGCTGATGCTGATTGCTATCCTGACGCTTTACTTCATTCATCACAGCATCACTGGCGTCTACAGCTACGAGTATAAGGACCTGCTGGGCACGGCACTGACGCCCCACACGGCCATGCTGCTGATGCTGGGTTTCTTTGTCGCCTTCGCCGTCAAGCTGCCCATGTTTCCATTCCATACCTGGCTGCCCGACGCGCACACCGAGGCGCCCACAGCAGGCAGCGTTATCCTGGCGGGATTGCTGCTGAAAACCGGCGCCTACGGAATGTTGCGCTTTGTTGTGCCTTTGTTCCCCGGCGCGGCCCACCAGTTTGCTCCTATTGCGATGTTGCTGGGAGTGATTGGAATCATCTACGGCTCTGTCCTTGCCTTTGGACAGACGGACCTGAAGCGGCTGGTGGCATACACCAGCGTCAGTCACCTGGGATTCGCGCTGGTCGGAATTTTTGCCTGGAATCCGATTGCCTTGCAGGGCGTACTTATTGTAATGATCGCGCACGGCATCAGCACCGGCGCGCTCTTCATGCTTGTCGGCGCTTTGCAGGAGCGCACCCACACGCGCGAAATGGACCGCCTGCGCGGACTGTGGGCCACAGTCCCGGTTATGAGCGGTATCGTTATGTTTTTCGCCCTGGCTTCTATCGGCCTGCCTGGCCTGGGAGATTTTATTGGCGAGTTCCTGACTCTGTTGGGAACGTACCGGGTCAGCCTTGGTGTGACCGTCGCGGCCACCATCGGAATCCTGATCTCAACGCTTTATGCGTTGAAGCTTATCCAGCGCGGGTTTCATGGTCCGAATACGCATGAATGGTCGTTGCCCGACCTTGGAAAACGCGAGCTGCTGATGATGGTTCCGATGGTGCTGATCCTGCTCTGGATTGGCCTTTATCCGCAGCCGCTCTTCAGGACCTTTGAGCCGGCCATGCGCATGCTGCAACAGCACGCTGCGCCACAGCCGGTGATGACCATGTTCCCGGACGCCAGGCGGTTGTCTTACGACCAGAACGGTCTGCCAGGAATGAATCGGAGATGA